Proteins from one Pseudoalteromonas rubra genomic window:
- a CDS encoding sugar MFS transporter has translation MASSSVILDTKHESQSAQGHRFALFTLTTLFFMWGFITCLNDILIPYLKGAFDLTYTQAMLVQFCFFGAYFIVSVPAGMLVGRIGFKKGIITGLSVASIGCLLFYPAAELGVYGLFLGALFVLASGITVLQVSANPYVSALGPARTASSRLTMTQAFNSLGTTVAPFFGAWLIFSGSSEPAHADASAVQFPYLMIAATLAILAIVFAFIKLPSLGVQSQGAPSLKKALQYKHLKLGAVAIFLYVGAEVAIGSFLVNFLHDPRIAGLNEAQAAQLIAYYWGGAMVGRFIGALVMQKIAAGKVLAFNAVMVIVLLCVAVVTEGRMAMWSVLAVGLFNSIMFPTIFSLAIDKLGESASHGAGVLCLAIVGGAIIPLLQGMLADTSGVQLSFLLPALCYVFIGYFGLKGHRPVLLSTEK, from the coding sequence ATGGCTAGTTCATCCGTGATACTGGATACCAAGCATGAGTCGCAATCCGCTCAGGGGCACAGATTTGCGCTGTTTACGCTGACGACTCTGTTTTTTATGTGGGGCTTTATTACCTGCTTAAATGACATTTTAATCCCTTATCTCAAAGGGGCTTTCGATTTAACTTATACACAGGCTATGTTGGTGCAGTTTTGTTTCTTCGGTGCCTATTTTATCGTCTCTGTGCCGGCCGGCATGCTGGTTGGCAGGATTGGCTTCAAAAAAGGCATCATCACAGGCCTGAGTGTCGCAAGCATTGGGTGTTTGTTGTTTTATCCGGCCGCTGAGCTCGGTGTTTATGGGTTATTTTTAGGCGCGTTGTTTGTATTGGCTTCTGGCATTACTGTGTTACAGGTTTCCGCTAACCCTTATGTGAGCGCGCTCGGGCCTGCTAGGACGGCTTCGTCGCGCCTGACTATGACGCAGGCATTTAATTCGCTTGGCACTACGGTTGCGCCATTTTTTGGTGCCTGGCTGATTTTCTCAGGCAGCAGCGAGCCGGCACATGCTGATGCTTCTGCGGTACAATTTCCTTATCTGATGATAGCGGCCACCCTTGCGATACTGGCCATTGTGTTTGCCTTTATTAAGTTGCCGTCATTGGGTGTACAGTCCCAGGGCGCGCCGTCGTTGAAAAAAGCACTGCAATATAAACACCTTAAGCTCGGGGCCGTGGCGATTTTTCTCTATGTCGGGGCAGAAGTGGCCATTGGCAGTTTTTTGGTGAATTTTTTACATGACCCTCGTATTGCCGGCCTTAATGAAGCACAGGCGGCACAGCTTATCGCCTATTACTGGGGCGGGGCTATGGTTGGACGTTTCATTGGTGCACTGGTGATGCAAAAAATTGCAGCAGGTAAAGTACTGGCATTTAACGCAGTCATGGTCATTGTGCTGTTGTGCGTCGCTGTCGTGACCGAAGGACGTATGGCGATGTGGTCCGTATTGGCCGTCGGCCTGTTCAATTCAATTATGTTTCCAACCATTTTCAGTCTGGCAATCGACAAGCTGGGAGAAAGCGCCAGCCATGGTGCTGGCGTGTTATGTCTGGCGATTGTGGGCGGTGCCATTATTCCTTTGCTACAAGGGATGTTGGCTGACACATCAGGGGTACAATTGTCGTTCCTGCTACCGGCATTGTGTTATGTATTTATCGGTTATTTTGGGCTCAAAGGACACCGACCTGTTTTGCTGTCTACGGAGAAGTAA